A genomic segment from Ptychodera flava strain L36383 chromosome 8, AS_Pfla_20210202, whole genome shotgun sequence encodes:
- the LOC139138896 gene encoding YTH domain-containing protein 1-like isoform X4 yields MAEDKSDAKGPGDSVVNVLEDILVIDNEFDDEVNDSSAPENKTGKKPSKPPVKKPSKSAVSRTANSKSTKDVKTKKTVKEVKSSGQKSATGKPTPSNKSPGSAKAVAAKAGEKKGVKKTVSAKPKTDKKEPEKSKQIEKEKKKLESIKAEHEKNLEKLKVEEKEMKKKQNLVKSASSGKTNDGSSAGQQKSTVSKAKQSVIEKKPDSAKRVKKVVPAKKVLKKSDDKEVGKDKQSQEAMEVDAKTEISLEKTVEEKAEDSKHDTVAMEDKLNVTVEEDIGQEETTISHDLEEFDTRSEAGSSSSGGSSRSVSRSRSRSKSGSRSRSRSASGSSASDSGSEGRRKRERRRRRKRRHISPIVFDKSQRNESGSEGSHKISTVSSSVKQISKDQSSKLKYLFRDARYFLIKSNNHENIALAKAKGVWSTPPNNEQRINQAFRDARNVILIFSVKESGKFQGYARVAGESRRDGPTVNWVLPPGLSKAALGGVFSVDWITRQELPFIRTSQLYNPWNENKPVKIGRDGQEIEPKAGYALCQMFPRDDNIDISSIVRRARRQDSRSRRDHDSSSSRRRRVREDFSEPRRKRRRDEYSREGYSHRSDRRGYIGVRREVMINGVSSYMDYMREFHVSSRPPPMPMNPYSDMRPYGMDGPPHYLHQGPPPPVPRHMDPYPLPPPPPPPRSRDRDRDRDRGRDRDRDRDRRLSYDSRSHAVACDDFVRRTQGGESRRSSGSSSSRYSRR; encoded by the exons ATGGCCGAGGATAAGTCAGATGCAAAAG GGCCAGGTGACAGTGTTGTTAACGTCCTCGAAGATATTTTGGTGATAGACAATGAATTTGATGACGAAGTAAACGATAGCAGTGCACCTGAGAACAAAACAG GAAAGAAACCCAGTAAACCTCCCGTGAAAAAGCCATCAAAGTCTGCTGTCTCCAGAACTGCAAACTCAAAGAGCACAAAAGATGTGAAAACGAAGAAAACCGTGAAAGAAGTGAAGTCTTCAGGGCAGAAGTCAGCGACAGGAAAACCAACACCATCAAACAAGAGTCCTGGCAGTGCCAAGGCTGTTGCTGCAAAGGCTGGAGAAAAGAAAGGCGTCAAGAAGACGGTTTCTGCAAAGCCAAAAACTGATAAGAAAGAGCCAGAGAAATCCAAGCAGATCgagaaggagaagaagaagctGGAATCCATCAAGGCAGAACACGAGAAAAACCTTGAAAAGTTAAAAGTCGAAGAGAAAGAGATGAAGAAGAAACAAAATCTGGTGAAAAGTGCATCGTCGGGAAAAACAAACGATGGCTCATCGGCTGGCCAGCAGAAATCTACTGTTAGTAAAGCTAAACAGAGTGTGATTGAAAAGAAGCCAGATTCTGCTAAGAGAGTCAAGAAAGTTGTGCCTGCCAAGAAGGTTCTTAAAAAAAGTGATGATAAAGAGGTCGGAAAGGACAAACAGAGTCAA GAGGCTATGGAAGTTGACGCAAAGACTGAAATCAGCCTGGAAAAAACAG TAGAGGAAAAGGCAGAGGATAGCAAGCATGACACAGTTGCCATGGAAGACAAGCTGAATGTGACTGTAGAGGAGGATATTGGACAAGAGGAAACCACCATCAGCCATGACCTAGAGGAGTTTGACACTCGCAGTGAGGCAGGGTCTAGCTCAAGTGGAGGTTCATCAAGGTCCGTCTCAAGGTCACGATCCAGGTCAAAGTCTGGCTCTCGTTCCCGTTCAAGATCAGCAAGTGGAAGTTCAGCATCAG ATAGTGGAAGTGAAGGTCGAAGGAAACGTGAGAGAAGACGCCGGAGGAAAAGAAGGCACATATCCCCCATTGTATTCGATAAGAGCCAACGAAATGAGTCCGGCTCTGAAGGTAGTCACAAGATATCCACGGTGTCATCATCTGTAAAACAAATATCCAAAG ACCAAAGCTCCAAGCTGAAGTATCTGTTCCGTGATGCAAGGTACTTCCTGATAAAGAGCAACAACCATGAGAATATTGCTTTGGCGAAAGCAAAG GGAGTTTGGTCCACTCCACCTAACAATGAGCAGAGAATCAACCAGGCATTCCGCGACGCCCGCAATGTGATACTGATCTTCTCGGTGAAAGAGAGCGGCAAGTTTCAAG GATATGCACGCGTCGCGGGGGAATCTCGTCGTGATGGACCAACCGTCAACTGGGTGCTGCCACCTGGGTTGAGTAAAGCTGCTCTTGGAGGTGTATTCTCAGTTGATTGGATAACCAG ACAAGAACTTCCATTCATCAGGACCTCACAGTTGTACAACCCAtggaatgaaaacaaaccagTGAAGATTGGACGCGATGGACAG GAGATAGAACCCAAAGCCGGATACGCATTGTGCCAGATGTTTCCCAGGGATGACAATATTGATATTTCGTCCATTGTGCGGCGTGCAAGACGGCAGGACAGTCGGTCTCGGCGGGATCATGACTCCTCATCATCAAG ACGTCGTAGAGTGCGCGAGGACTTCTCAGAGCCAAGGAGGAAGAGGCGACGGGATGAGTACTCACGAGAAG GGTACAGTCATAGAAGTGACAG GAGAGGCTACATTGGAGTACGAAGAGAGGTCATGATAAATGGGGTAAGT TCATACATGGATTACATGAGGGAGTTCCATGTCAGTAGTAGGCCTCCTCCCATGCCAATGAATCCGTACTCAGACATG AGGCCTTATGGAATGGATGGCCCACCACACTACTTACACCAGGGACCACCTCCACCAGTACCACGCCACATGGATCCGTACCCGCTAcctccacccccacccccacctaGAAGCCGCGACAGAGACCGAGACAGGGACAGGGggagagacagagatagagacagGGACAGGAGATTG AGTTACGATTCCAGATCCCATGCAGTTGCCTGCGACGACTTTGTGCGCCGGACGCAAGGTGGCGAGAGCCGCCGCAGTAGTGGTAGCAGTAGCAGCAGATACAGTCGCAGATAA
- the LOC139138896 gene encoding YTH domain-containing protein 1-like isoform X3: MAEDKSDAKGPGDSVVNVLEDILVIDNEFDDEVNDSSAPENKTGKKPSKPPVKKPSKSAVSRTANSKSTKDVKTKKTVKEVKSSGQKSATGKPTPSNKSPGSAKAVAAKAGEKKGVKKTVSAKPKTDKKEPEKSKQIEKEKKKLESIKAEHEKNLEKLKVEEKEMKKKQNLVKSASSGKTNDGSSAGQQKSTVSKAKQSVIEKKPDSAKRVKKVVPAKKVLKKSDDKEVGKDKQSQEAMEVDAKTEISLEKTVEEKAEDSKHDTVAMEDKLNVTVEEDIGQEETTISHDLEEFDTRSEAGSSSSGGSSRSVSRSRSRSKSGSRSRSRSASGSSASDSGSEGRRKRERRRRRKRRHISPIVFDKSQRNESGSEGSHKISTVSSSVKQISKDQSSKLKYLFRDARYFLIKSNNHENIALAKAKGVWSTPPNNEQRINQAFRDARNVILIFSVKESGKFQGYARVAGESRRDGPTVNWVLPPGLSKAALGGVFSVDWITRQELPFIRTSQLYNPWNENKPVKIGRDGQEIEPKAGYALCQMFPRDDNIDISSIVRRARRQDSRSRRDHDSSSSSRRRRVREDFSEPRRKRRRDEYSREGYSHRSDRRGYIGVRREVMINGVSSYMDYMREFHVSSRPPPMPMNPYSDMRPYGMDGPPHYLHQGPPPPVPRHMDPYPLPPPPPPPRSRDRDRDRDRGRDRDRDRDRRLSYDSRSHAVACDDFVRRTQGGESRRSSGSSSSRYSRR; encoded by the exons ATGGCCGAGGATAAGTCAGATGCAAAAG GGCCAGGTGACAGTGTTGTTAACGTCCTCGAAGATATTTTGGTGATAGACAATGAATTTGATGACGAAGTAAACGATAGCAGTGCACCTGAGAACAAAACAG GAAAGAAACCCAGTAAACCTCCCGTGAAAAAGCCATCAAAGTCTGCTGTCTCCAGAACTGCAAACTCAAAGAGCACAAAAGATGTGAAAACGAAGAAAACCGTGAAAGAAGTGAAGTCTTCAGGGCAGAAGTCAGCGACAGGAAAACCAACACCATCAAACAAGAGTCCTGGCAGTGCCAAGGCTGTTGCTGCAAAGGCTGGAGAAAAGAAAGGCGTCAAGAAGACGGTTTCTGCAAAGCCAAAAACTGATAAGAAAGAGCCAGAGAAATCCAAGCAGATCgagaaggagaagaagaagctGGAATCCATCAAGGCAGAACACGAGAAAAACCTTGAAAAGTTAAAAGTCGAAGAGAAAGAGATGAAGAAGAAACAAAATCTGGTGAAAAGTGCATCGTCGGGAAAAACAAACGATGGCTCATCGGCTGGCCAGCAGAAATCTACTGTTAGTAAAGCTAAACAGAGTGTGATTGAAAAGAAGCCAGATTCTGCTAAGAGAGTCAAGAAAGTTGTGCCTGCCAAGAAGGTTCTTAAAAAAAGTGATGATAAAGAGGTCGGAAAGGACAAACAGAGTCAA GAGGCTATGGAAGTTGACGCAAAGACTGAAATCAGCCTGGAAAAAACAG TAGAGGAAAAGGCAGAGGATAGCAAGCATGACACAGTTGCCATGGAAGACAAGCTGAATGTGACTGTAGAGGAGGATATTGGACAAGAGGAAACCACCATCAGCCATGACCTAGAGGAGTTTGACACTCGCAGTGAGGCAGGGTCTAGCTCAAGTGGAGGTTCATCAAGGTCCGTCTCAAGGTCACGATCCAGGTCAAAGTCTGGCTCTCGTTCCCGTTCAAGATCAGCAAGTGGAAGTTCAGCATCAG ATAGTGGAAGTGAAGGTCGAAGGAAACGTGAGAGAAGACGCCGGAGGAAAAGAAGGCACATATCCCCCATTGTATTCGATAAGAGCCAACGAAATGAGTCCGGCTCTGAAGGTAGTCACAAGATATCCACGGTGTCATCATCTGTAAAACAAATATCCAAAG ACCAAAGCTCCAAGCTGAAGTATCTGTTCCGTGATGCAAGGTACTTCCTGATAAAGAGCAACAACCATGAGAATATTGCTTTGGCGAAAGCAAAG GGAGTTTGGTCCACTCCACCTAACAATGAGCAGAGAATCAACCAGGCATTCCGCGACGCCCGCAATGTGATACTGATCTTCTCGGTGAAAGAGAGCGGCAAGTTTCAAG GATATGCACGCGTCGCGGGGGAATCTCGTCGTGATGGACCAACCGTCAACTGGGTGCTGCCACCTGGGTTGAGTAAAGCTGCTCTTGGAGGTGTATTCTCAGTTGATTGGATAACCAG ACAAGAACTTCCATTCATCAGGACCTCACAGTTGTACAACCCAtggaatgaaaacaaaccagTGAAGATTGGACGCGATGGACAG GAGATAGAACCCAAAGCCGGATACGCATTGTGCCAGATGTTTCCCAGGGATGACAATATTGATATTTCGTCCATTGTGCGGCGTGCAAGACGGCAGGACAGTCGGTCTCGGCGGGATCATGACTCCTCATCATCAAG CAGACGTCGTAGAGTGCGCGAGGACTTCTCAGAGCCAAGGAGGAAGAGGCGACGGGATGAGTACTCACGAGAAG GGTACAGTCATAGAAGTGACAG GAGAGGCTACATTGGAGTACGAAGAGAGGTCATGATAAATGGGGTAAGT TCATACATGGATTACATGAGGGAGTTCCATGTCAGTAGTAGGCCTCCTCCCATGCCAATGAATCCGTACTCAGACATG AGGCCTTATGGAATGGATGGCCCACCACACTACTTACACCAGGGACCACCTCCACCAGTACCACGCCACATGGATCCGTACCCGCTAcctccacccccacccccacctaGAAGCCGCGACAGAGACCGAGACAGGGACAGGGggagagacagagatagagacagGGACAGGAGATTG AGTTACGATTCCAGATCCCATGCAGTTGCCTGCGACGACTTTGTGCGCCGGACGCAAGGTGGCGAGAGCCGCCGCAGTAGTGGTAGCAGTAGCAGCAGATACAGTCGCAGATAA
- the LOC139138896 gene encoding YTH domain-containing protein 1-like isoform X2, whose amino-acid sequence MAEDKSDAKGPGDSVVNVLEDILVIDNEFDDEVNDSSAPENKTGKKPSKPPVKKPSKSAVSRTANSKSTKDVKTKKTVKEVKSSGQKSATGKPTPSNKSPGSAKAVAAKAGEKKGVKKTVSAKPKTDKKEPEKSKQIEKEKKKLESIKAEHEKNLEKLKVEEKEMKKKQNLVKSASSGKTNDGSSAGQQKSTVSKAKQSVIEKKPDSAKRVKKVVPAKKVLKKSDDKEVGKDKQSQEAMEVDAKTEISLEKTVEEKAEDSKHDTVAMEDKLNVTVEEDIGQEETTISHDLEEFDTRSEAGSSSSGGSSRSVSRSRSRSKSGSRSRSRSASGSSASDSGSEGRRKRERRRRRKRRHISPIVFDKSQRNESGSEGSHKISTVSSSVKQISKDQSSKLKYLFRDARYFLIKSNNHENIALAKAKGVWSTPPNNEQRINQAFRDARNVILIFSVKESGKFQGYARVAGESRRDGPTVNWVLPPGLSKAALGGVFSVDWITRQELPFIRTSQLYNPWNENKPVKIGRDGQEIEPKAGYALCQMFPRDDNIDISSIVRRARRQDSRSRRDHDSSSSSRTSRLTSDVFISTSRRRRVREDFSEPRRKRRRDEYSREGYSHRSDRRGYIGVRREVMINGSYMDYMREFHVSSRPPPMPMNPYSDMRPYGMDGPPHYLHQGPPPPVPRHMDPYPLPPPPPPPRSRDRDRDRDRGRDRDRDRDRRLSYDSRSHAVACDDFVRRTQGGESRRSSGSSSSRYSRR is encoded by the exons ATGGCCGAGGATAAGTCAGATGCAAAAG GGCCAGGTGACAGTGTTGTTAACGTCCTCGAAGATATTTTGGTGATAGACAATGAATTTGATGACGAAGTAAACGATAGCAGTGCACCTGAGAACAAAACAG GAAAGAAACCCAGTAAACCTCCCGTGAAAAAGCCATCAAAGTCTGCTGTCTCCAGAACTGCAAACTCAAAGAGCACAAAAGATGTGAAAACGAAGAAAACCGTGAAAGAAGTGAAGTCTTCAGGGCAGAAGTCAGCGACAGGAAAACCAACACCATCAAACAAGAGTCCTGGCAGTGCCAAGGCTGTTGCTGCAAAGGCTGGAGAAAAGAAAGGCGTCAAGAAGACGGTTTCTGCAAAGCCAAAAACTGATAAGAAAGAGCCAGAGAAATCCAAGCAGATCgagaaggagaagaagaagctGGAATCCATCAAGGCAGAACACGAGAAAAACCTTGAAAAGTTAAAAGTCGAAGAGAAAGAGATGAAGAAGAAACAAAATCTGGTGAAAAGTGCATCGTCGGGAAAAACAAACGATGGCTCATCGGCTGGCCAGCAGAAATCTACTGTTAGTAAAGCTAAACAGAGTGTGATTGAAAAGAAGCCAGATTCTGCTAAGAGAGTCAAGAAAGTTGTGCCTGCCAAGAAGGTTCTTAAAAAAAGTGATGATAAAGAGGTCGGAAAGGACAAACAGAGTCAA GAGGCTATGGAAGTTGACGCAAAGACTGAAATCAGCCTGGAAAAAACAG TAGAGGAAAAGGCAGAGGATAGCAAGCATGACACAGTTGCCATGGAAGACAAGCTGAATGTGACTGTAGAGGAGGATATTGGACAAGAGGAAACCACCATCAGCCATGACCTAGAGGAGTTTGACACTCGCAGTGAGGCAGGGTCTAGCTCAAGTGGAGGTTCATCAAGGTCCGTCTCAAGGTCACGATCCAGGTCAAAGTCTGGCTCTCGTTCCCGTTCAAGATCAGCAAGTGGAAGTTCAGCATCAG ATAGTGGAAGTGAAGGTCGAAGGAAACGTGAGAGAAGACGCCGGAGGAAAAGAAGGCACATATCCCCCATTGTATTCGATAAGAGCCAACGAAATGAGTCCGGCTCTGAAGGTAGTCACAAGATATCCACGGTGTCATCATCTGTAAAACAAATATCCAAAG ACCAAAGCTCCAAGCTGAAGTATCTGTTCCGTGATGCAAGGTACTTCCTGATAAAGAGCAACAACCATGAGAATATTGCTTTGGCGAAAGCAAAG GGAGTTTGGTCCACTCCACCTAACAATGAGCAGAGAATCAACCAGGCATTCCGCGACGCCCGCAATGTGATACTGATCTTCTCGGTGAAAGAGAGCGGCAAGTTTCAAG GATATGCACGCGTCGCGGGGGAATCTCGTCGTGATGGACCAACCGTCAACTGGGTGCTGCCACCTGGGTTGAGTAAAGCTGCTCTTGGAGGTGTATTCTCAGTTGATTGGATAACCAG ACAAGAACTTCCATTCATCAGGACCTCACAGTTGTACAACCCAtggaatgaaaacaaaccagTGAAGATTGGACGCGATGGACAG GAGATAGAACCCAAAGCCGGATACGCATTGTGCCAGATGTTTCCCAGGGATGACAATATTGATATTTCGTCCATTGTGCGGCGTGCAAGACGGCAGGACAGTCGGTCTCGGCGGGATCATGACTCCTCATCATCAAG TCGGACATCAAGGCTGACTTCTGATGTTTTCATCTCTACTAGCAGACGTCGTAGAGTGCGCGAGGACTTCTCAGAGCCAAGGAGGAAGAGGCGACGGGATGAGTACTCACGAGAAG GGTACAGTCATAGAAGTGACAG GAGAGGCTACATTGGAGTACGAAGAGAGGTCATGATAAATGGG TCATACATGGATTACATGAGGGAGTTCCATGTCAGTAGTAGGCCTCCTCCCATGCCAATGAATCCGTACTCAGACATG AGGCCTTATGGAATGGATGGCCCACCACACTACTTACACCAGGGACCACCTCCACCAGTACCACGCCACATGGATCCGTACCCGCTAcctccacccccacccccacctaGAAGCCGCGACAGAGACCGAGACAGGGACAGGGggagagacagagatagagacagGGACAGGAGATTG AGTTACGATTCCAGATCCCATGCAGTTGCCTGCGACGACTTTGTGCGCCGGACGCAAGGTGGCGAGAGCCGCCGCAGTAGTGGTAGCAGTAGCAGCAGATACAGTCGCAGATAA
- the LOC139138896 gene encoding YTH domain-containing protein 1-like isoform X6, translating to MAEDKSDAKGPGDSVVNVLEDILVIDNEFDDEVNDSSAPENKTGKKPSKPPVKKPSKSAVSRTANSKSTKDVKTKKTVKEVKSSGQKSATGKPTPSNKSPGSAKAVAAKAGEKKGVKKTVSAKPKTDKKEPEKSKQIEKEKKKLESIKAEHEKNLEKLKVEEKEMKKKQNLVKSASSGKTNDGSSAGQQKSTVSKAKQSVIEKKPDSAKRVKKVVPAKKVLKKSDDKEVGKDKQSQEAMEVDAKTEISLEKTVEEKAEDSKHDTVAMEDKLNVTVEEDIGQEETTISHDLEEFDTRSEAGSSSSGGSSRSVSRSRSRSKSGSRSRSRSASGSSASDSGSEGRRKRERRRRRKRRHISPIVFDKSQRNESGSEGSHKISTVSSSVKQISKDQSSKLKYLFRDARYFLIKSNNHENIALAKAKGVWSTPPNNEQRINQAFRDARNVILIFSVKESGKFQGYARVAGESRRDGPTVNWVLPPGLSKAALGGVFSVDWITRQELPFIRTSQLYNPWNENKPVKIGRDGQEIEPKAGYALCQMFPRDDNIDISSIVRRARRQDSRSRRDHDSSSSRRRRVREDFSEPRRKRRRDEYSREGYSHRSDRRGYIGVRREVMINGSYMDYMREFHVSSRPPPMPMNPYSDMRPYGMDGPPHYLHQGPPPPVPRHMDPYPLPPPPPPPRSRDRDRDRDRGRDRDRDRDRRLSYDSRSHAVACDDFVRRTQGGESRRSSGSSSSRYSRR from the exons ATGGCCGAGGATAAGTCAGATGCAAAAG GGCCAGGTGACAGTGTTGTTAACGTCCTCGAAGATATTTTGGTGATAGACAATGAATTTGATGACGAAGTAAACGATAGCAGTGCACCTGAGAACAAAACAG GAAAGAAACCCAGTAAACCTCCCGTGAAAAAGCCATCAAAGTCTGCTGTCTCCAGAACTGCAAACTCAAAGAGCACAAAAGATGTGAAAACGAAGAAAACCGTGAAAGAAGTGAAGTCTTCAGGGCAGAAGTCAGCGACAGGAAAACCAACACCATCAAACAAGAGTCCTGGCAGTGCCAAGGCTGTTGCTGCAAAGGCTGGAGAAAAGAAAGGCGTCAAGAAGACGGTTTCTGCAAAGCCAAAAACTGATAAGAAAGAGCCAGAGAAATCCAAGCAGATCgagaaggagaagaagaagctGGAATCCATCAAGGCAGAACACGAGAAAAACCTTGAAAAGTTAAAAGTCGAAGAGAAAGAGATGAAGAAGAAACAAAATCTGGTGAAAAGTGCATCGTCGGGAAAAACAAACGATGGCTCATCGGCTGGCCAGCAGAAATCTACTGTTAGTAAAGCTAAACAGAGTGTGATTGAAAAGAAGCCAGATTCTGCTAAGAGAGTCAAGAAAGTTGTGCCTGCCAAGAAGGTTCTTAAAAAAAGTGATGATAAAGAGGTCGGAAAGGACAAACAGAGTCAA GAGGCTATGGAAGTTGACGCAAAGACTGAAATCAGCCTGGAAAAAACAG TAGAGGAAAAGGCAGAGGATAGCAAGCATGACACAGTTGCCATGGAAGACAAGCTGAATGTGACTGTAGAGGAGGATATTGGACAAGAGGAAACCACCATCAGCCATGACCTAGAGGAGTTTGACACTCGCAGTGAGGCAGGGTCTAGCTCAAGTGGAGGTTCATCAAGGTCCGTCTCAAGGTCACGATCCAGGTCAAAGTCTGGCTCTCGTTCCCGTTCAAGATCAGCAAGTGGAAGTTCAGCATCAG ATAGTGGAAGTGAAGGTCGAAGGAAACGTGAGAGAAGACGCCGGAGGAAAAGAAGGCACATATCCCCCATTGTATTCGATAAGAGCCAACGAAATGAGTCCGGCTCTGAAGGTAGTCACAAGATATCCACGGTGTCATCATCTGTAAAACAAATATCCAAAG ACCAAAGCTCCAAGCTGAAGTATCTGTTCCGTGATGCAAGGTACTTCCTGATAAAGAGCAACAACCATGAGAATATTGCTTTGGCGAAAGCAAAG GGAGTTTGGTCCACTCCACCTAACAATGAGCAGAGAATCAACCAGGCATTCCGCGACGCCCGCAATGTGATACTGATCTTCTCGGTGAAAGAGAGCGGCAAGTTTCAAG GATATGCACGCGTCGCGGGGGAATCTCGTCGTGATGGACCAACCGTCAACTGGGTGCTGCCACCTGGGTTGAGTAAAGCTGCTCTTGGAGGTGTATTCTCAGTTGATTGGATAACCAG ACAAGAACTTCCATTCATCAGGACCTCACAGTTGTACAACCCAtggaatgaaaacaaaccagTGAAGATTGGACGCGATGGACAG GAGATAGAACCCAAAGCCGGATACGCATTGTGCCAGATGTTTCCCAGGGATGACAATATTGATATTTCGTCCATTGTGCGGCGTGCAAGACGGCAGGACAGTCGGTCTCGGCGGGATCATGACTCCTCATCATCAAG ACGTCGTAGAGTGCGCGAGGACTTCTCAGAGCCAAGGAGGAAGAGGCGACGGGATGAGTACTCACGAGAAG GGTACAGTCATAGAAGTGACAG GAGAGGCTACATTGGAGTACGAAGAGAGGTCATGATAAATGGG TCATACATGGATTACATGAGGGAGTTCCATGTCAGTAGTAGGCCTCCTCCCATGCCAATGAATCCGTACTCAGACATG AGGCCTTATGGAATGGATGGCCCACCACACTACTTACACCAGGGACCACCTCCACCAGTACCACGCCACATGGATCCGTACCCGCTAcctccacccccacccccacctaGAAGCCGCGACAGAGACCGAGACAGGGACAGGGggagagacagagatagagacagGGACAGGAGATTG AGTTACGATTCCAGATCCCATGCAGTTGCCTGCGACGACTTTGTGCGCCGGACGCAAGGTGGCGAGAGCCGCCGCAGTAGTGGTAGCAGTAGCAGCAGATACAGTCGCAGATAA